The genomic interval ATGGCCGCTTTCCGCGTGATGCTGCTGAACCTTGTCCGGGATCGCGGCGCACTGGCCTCGGCCTTCTTGCTGCCGGCGACCGTGTTCGTCATCTTTGCGGTGATCTTCGCCGGCACAGTCGGCGGCACCATCAACCTGAAGATTGCGGTTGCCGACGAACGCCAGAGTGAAGCGTCCGTAAAGCTGGTCGAGGCCATCTTCGACCGGTCCAGCCTGAGCCAGACAGTTTCGGATGATGGGCTGTCTTCGGCGCAAGTGCGCGAACTGGTGCGCACCGGGGCGGCGGATGTCGGCCTGATCATCCGCAGCCAGGGCGGTCCGCTCGACAAGCCGGGCGAGAGCACGTCCGCGCCGTTGCAGATCGTCGTCGACCCGGCGCGCGAGATCGCCGTGTCGATCTTCGAGGGTGCGCTCAATGAGGCCTATTTTGAAGCGTTCCCGCGCGCGCCGCTGCGCAGCGCCGCCGAGGAGCTGGGGCGCAATGTGCTGCGCCTGTCGGAATCCCAGACCCAGGAGCTTGGCGCACGCATCGACGCTGCGCCTGTCCCCGCAGAGGGCGAGGGTGAAGGTTTCCGGATGCAGCCGGGCATGGAAAAAGTCACCGTGGCCGGCACGGTCGGCGTGGCCAGCGGCGTCTCGTATTATGCCGGCGCGGTCGCGATCCTGTTCCTGCTGTATTCCTCGGTCGTGGGGGCGATCTCGCTTCTGGAGGAAAAGGAATCGGGCCTGTTCGACCGGTTGACTTACGGCCCTGGCGGTACGCGCGCACTCGTCGAAGGCAAGTTCGTCTTTCTGGTTGCGCAGGGCGTCATTCAGGTCACGATCATTTTCCTGGTTGCTTGGCTGGGCTTTGGCGTCGATTTGCCCGGTCACATCCTCGCCTGGGCCGGGACAACGGTGGTGAGCGCGCTCGCGGCGGCGGGACTGGCGCTCGTTTTCGTGCTTCTGTGCCGCAGCAAGCAGCAGGCGCAGACACTGACCAACATCGTTGTCTTGCTGGTGTCGGCGATTGGCGGGAGCATGGTGCCCCGCTTCCTTATGCCGCAATGGATACAGGATATCGGCTGGTTGACGCCGAATACCTGGACATTGGAAGCGTATAACGAGATTTTCTGGCGTGCCAGCGGGCTGGATGCTGTCGTTCTGCCATGGGTCGTGCTCGGTGCGACCGGTCTCGTAGCGCTTGTGGCGGCCAACATGCTGGCGCGCAGGCATGCGGGCTGACGAGGGAGCTTGAGGAATGGAACAGGTGATCGCGCAGGTGCGCGAGAGCATCGGCGGGGCGGACAAGGCCCGCACCACCGTCATCGGGCTGAGCCTGGCGGTCGGCGTGATCCTCGCCTGGCTGGCGCTGCACATCTACGCGGTGTTCTTCGTCGATCTCGCGGCGATCAACCCTCTATTGACGTTTGCAATCGTCGCGGCGCAGTGCTGGCTTTATGTCGGCATCTTCATCGTCGCGCATGACTGCATGCACGGTTCGCTGGCGCCGGGGCGGCCAGCGGTCAATCGCTGGTTTGGGCGCGCCTGCCTGTTTCTCTATGCCGGCTTTGATTTCGATACCCTGAAGGCCAAGCACCGCGAGCATCACCAACACGCCGGGACCGAGGACGACCCGGACTTCCACGAGGACGATCCCGACTCCTTCTGGGCGTGGTATGTGCGCTTTTTCCGGGAGTATTTCTCCGGCCGCGAACTGCTGATCATCCTCGCGGCGGTGGTGGCCTATGTGTGGCTGCTGGGCGCGTCACTCGCCAATATCTGGGTGTTCTGGGCGCTGCCGGCGATCGTCTCATCGCTGCAGCTTTTCTATTTCGGCACCTATCTGCCGCATCAGCCGGGGCAGGAGCCGTTCGTGGACCGGCACAACAGCCGGACCAACGATTATCCGCACTGGCTATCGCTGCTGACCTGCTTCCATTTCGGCTATCACCACGAGCATCACCTGTTCCCGTATCTGCCGTGGTGGCGGCTACCTGCGGCGCATGATGCGCTGCGCCGGGCGGAGGCGCGGGCTTAGGTCGCGTTCACGCGCTCGCCATTGCGAGATCCGGAGGGGCGAAATAATCCAGCGCCGCGCACTTTGGCTGGATTGCGTCGCTTGGCTCGCAATGACCCGCAAGCAGCGGGATTCAGGCGTGCTCGTCGCTTTCGACAAGGCTGGGCTTGGTCCACAGCCCGTCGCGCGGGCGGACCGGGCGGATGGCTGCGAGCGCGTGGACGCCGAGCGCATCCAGCCCGCCCAAGCCGAGGCTGCCAAGTTTGCGGGCGCGGCTCGTGCTCACGCGGCGGTCCCAGGCCTGCGGGCCGAGCGCCTGCACGTCCCGGCCGATAGCGCGGTAGATGCGGCTGGCCGCGGCGATGGTCCAGGCCGAGCGCAGCGGCAGCTCGGCGATCCCCTGTCGTGCCGAAACATAATACGCATCCGCCAGATCGAGCAGGCGTCCGACGATTCCCGCCACTTGCGCGCGATATGCCGGATCGGCGACCCGGTCCTGCGGCACGCCGGCCTCCGCCAGCCATTCAGCCGGCAGATAGACCCGCCCGTCCTGCGCATCCTCGATCACGTCGCGCGCGATGTTGGTGAGCTGAAAGCCAAGGCCCAGATCGCAGGCGCGCAGCAGGGTGGGGCGGTCGCGCACACCCATGATCATCGCCATCATCACGCCGACGACGCCGGCGACATGATAGCAGTAGTCCAGCGTGTCCTCGATCGTCTCGTAGTGCCGCCCCTCGACATCCATCGCGAAGCCGTCGAGCAACTCCAGCGGATGCCGCGCCGGGATGTCGTGCTTCGCTGCGACGCGCGCCAGCGCCTCGAACACCGGCTCTTCCGCCTCGCCGTTGAGCGCGGCCTCGGTTTTCTCGCGCAGCTCGGCCAGACACTGCGCGCAGGCGCTCGCTCCCCCGCCATTCGCGCGAAAGCCGAAGTCCTGCCCGTCGATCCGGTCGTCGCAATAGCGGCACCAGGCATAGAGCATGTAGGCGTCGTGGCGCGTCTCGCGCGGAAACAGTTTGGCTGCCGCTGCAAAGCTCTTGGAGCCGCGCTCGATACGCGTCTTGCTTTCGCGGACGATCGGGTCTCGTGGCATCAGGGTCATGCGGGTCGGGCTCAATGAGGTCACGGGTTCTTTGCCCGCCGTTTATGCGTTTTTTGCGGTTGCCGGGTGCGCGACCCAGATGTTTTGCAACGCTCGGGAGATGGGTACGGGCGGACGCCCGATCAGGATCCGTGCCTTATCCCAAGGTGTAAGGCGGCAGGCATAGAACCGCTCGATCAGCGGCTCGGGAAGGGTGTAGAAACGCTCCATGACACTGGCGCGCTTGTCCGGTTCGGCGGCGAAGAACAGAAAGCGGTTGAGGACCCGGAAGAAGTCGCGCTGGCGCCAGGTGGCCATCGAGTAGCGCTTGGCAAGGGCGTGGGCCTGTTCGGTCGTTTTTGGCCGCTTGGCGGCGAGCAGATCGGCAAAGCGCACCGCGTCGGGCAAAGAATAGCCGGTGGTTGGGTGGAACAGCGCGGCGCGCATACCCGCCCGCGGGATGCCGCCCGAGGATGCCCAGAAGCCGTGAATATCGCCGGTGAGGACGATGGGCAGAACGCCGCCCTCCTCGCGCACGACTTCAGTGATTTCGAAGCCACGTCGCTGGGCATAGGCGTCGATCTCGGAGGTCAGCATCTCTCCGTCGAGCTCCGGCCCGTCGCTGTAATAGGTATCCTCGATGAGGATGTGGGTCTCGTCCATCGGCAGGGTGTAGATGAAGCGGTAGCCGTCCTGCTGCGGCACCGTCGCGTCCATGATGATGGGAACGCTCTGGCCGTGCGGCTTCGCGCAGCGCACCTCGCGCCCAATGAATTTCTGATAGCCGAGCGTCAGGTTGTCGTCACCCCGCGCACCGCGTCCGTCGATGATGCAGTCGGCCTCGATCGTCTCACCGTTCGCTACGGTAACATGCCGCTCGCCAATCTCTTCGACTTCTCTGCCGAGCAGGAAACTGTCGCCGAATTCACGCGCGGCCACTTCGGCGAGCTGGTCGGAGGTCGCGGAATGGTATGAGGTACGCAGTTCACGCCGATAGCCGGGAAAGCGGACCTCCTGGCGCGGCCAGTTGTGCGCGACGAAGGGCTTGAGCCACTGATGCTGCGCGGGCGTCAGGTCTGTGCCGTGGAATGACCAGGTGTGGTTGCCGCCGATCCGGTTCGCACGCTCGATGATTGCGATCCGCAGGGACGGGTCCGCGTGACGCAGTCGGTAGGCGGCAAGCGTGTTCGCCAGCCCTCCGCCTGCAAAGACATAATCGTATCGCAAAATCCGGCTCCGCCCGCTCGAATTGGGTGTTTTCGCCCATTTAGGTAGGCCGCCTCTGCTGTAGCGCAATGGCACGGGTTGCGCCAGCGCCGGGGGTAGCACCAAAACGTCCCGGCGGATTTAGGCCAGTTCCGGCTGCGTATCCGGCGTGTCGCGTTCACCGCCGCTGAGTTCGGGCATATTGCGGTCCATCTGCGGAGAGCGGCCGAAGTATTCGCGGTAGCGTTTGGAAAAATGCGATGCCGAGACGAAGCCGGAGGCTACCGCCACCTCGATGATCGGCAGGTTTGAGTGGCGCAGCAGACGCCGCGCGCGCTCCAGCCGCACTTCCAGGTAATATCGCGCCGGCGAGCGCCCCAGGTGATGGCGGAATAGCCGCTCGATATGGCGGCGCGAAATGCCGGTGGACTGAGAAATCTGAGCCAGCGAGACCGGTTCGGCGATGTTCGCCTCCATGATCTCGATGATGGTGAGCAGACGCGGGTTCTGGATGCCCAGCCGCGAGCCGATCGGCAGACGCTGGCGGTCATGCGCCGGACGCACCCGGTCCATCAGGCAGACCTCGCAGACGCGCTCGGCCATCTCTGCACCGAAGCGCAGCCCGATGAAATAGAGCATCATGTCAAGGGCGACAGTTCCGCCGGCGCAGGTGAAGATGTCGTTGTCCACCTCGAACAGGCTGGACTTCACGTTCACGTCCGGGAAGCGCTCGGCAAAGCTTGGGATCATCTCCCAGTGGATTGCGCAGGTGCGGTCTTCCAGCAGACCTGCCTCGGCGAGCACCCAGGCGCCCGTGCAAAGCCCGCCGATGCTCACGCCGCGCTTGTGCATCCGCCGCAGCCAACTGAATACCGCGCGATGGTGGAAGTTCTCGACATCGACCCCTGAGCAGACGATCACCATGCTCGAATCGCTGGGATGGGTGACGTCGTTGAGCACCTGATCGAGAGAGGAATCGACCGTCAACACCACGCGGTTACTCGCCTCGACCGGCTTGCCGTCCTCCGAAATCAGCCGCCATTCATAGGCCGTTCGCCCGAGCGCGCGATTGGCCAGGCGCAAAGCCTCGATCGCCGAAGAAAAGGCGATCATGGAAAAATTGGGGATCAGCAGAAAATGGATCCGTTGACGATCCAACGCGCGAGCTTCCATCGCACGCCCTCCAGACACACTCGCCTCGCCGAAACGAGCGCCTCAAATTCGCAAGCCCCGTGCCCCGGACATCATGAACGGATGTTCGTGACAGACGAATTAACCTCCGATAATCGCTCAAAAACATGGCCGCCACAAGAGGAAGTGTAATCAAGCTCTTACACACTTCGTTGAGACTCGCTGGAGCCTGTTTTCGGCTCATTTCGGGCAATGTCGCTTTCGGACAAGGATGCGCCGACCGTGAACCGCAGTGGTCCGCGTTTGCTCGGCAAGATGCGCTCGCGCGGCATAGAAGACGCACCGATTTCGGCAAAAAAAGGCCGTTGGCCAGAGCGGAACGGGCGCCATCTGCCAGCCGCGGGCGCCGCCTGCGAAAGACACCGGATTGTTTTAGCCATCAAGCGATTAACCGTCTCGTTCAACTGAGGAAGCCGCCATGCTGAACCCCGAGGGCAAACCGGAGTCTGCTGCCGAGACTGCCGCACCCGCCAAGAAGCACGGGTCCGACCTGGAGATCGCCCGGGCTGCCCATCTGCGCCCGATCCGTGATGTCGCAGCGCGGCTCGACGTGCCGGAAGAGGCGCTGTACCCGTTCGGCCATCACATCGGCAAGATCGAGGACTGGTATCTCCAGCAGATCGAGGACCGCCCGGACGGCAAGTTGATCCTGGTCACGGCGATCACCCCGACCCCGGCGGGCGAGGGCAAGACGACGATGACGATTGGTCTCGGCGACGGGCTGAACCGGATCGGCGCGCGCACGGCGATGTGCATCCGCGAGCCCAGCCTCGGTCCCTGCTTTGGCATGAAGGGCGGCGCGGCCGGCGGCGGCTATGCCCAGGTCGTCCCGATGGAGACCATCAACCTCCACTTCACCGGCGACTTCCACGCGATCACCGCGGCGCACAACCTGCTCGCCGCGATGCTCGACAACCACATGCACTGGGGCAACGCGCAGGATATCGATCCGCGCCGCGTGGCCTGGCGCCGTGTGCTCGACATGAACGATCGCGCGCTGCGCCGCATGGTCATCGGCCTTGGCGGGCCGACGGAAGGCGTGCCGCGCGAGGACGGTTTCGACATCACGGTGGCAAGCGAGGTCATGGCAATCTTCTGCCTGGCCAAGAACTTCGACGATCTGCACGAGCGCCTGGGCGCGATGGTGATCGGCTATCGCCGCGACAAATCGCCGGTCTACGCGCGCGACATCGAGGCGCCGGGCGCGATGAGCGTGCTCTTGCAGCAGGCCTTCAACCCGAACCTGGTGCAAACGCTGGAGAACAATCCGGCCTTCGTGCATGGCGGGCCGTTTGCCAATATCGCGCATGGCTGCAACACCGTGCGGGCCACGCGCGCGGCGCTCAAGCTGTCGGATTATGTCGTCACCGAAGCCGGCTTCGGCGCGGACCTCGGCGCGGAGAAGTTCTTCGACATCAAGTGCCGGAAAGCCGGGCTTAACCCGAGCGCGGCCGTCGTCGTCGCGACCGTGCGCGCGCTCAAGATGCATGGCGGCGTGGACAAGGCCGATCTTGGCAAGCCGAATGTCGAGGCCGTACGCGCCGGCGCGGTCAATCTCGGCCGTCATATCGAGAACTTGCGCAAGTTCGGGGTGCCGCTCGTGGTTGGCATCAATCGCTTCGGCACTGACACC from Dichotomicrobium thermohalophilum carries:
- a CDS encoding phytoene/squalene synthase family protein; translation: MTLMPRDPIVRESKTRIERGSKSFAAAAKLFPRETRHDAYMLYAWCRYCDDRIDGQDFGFRANGGGASACAQCLAELREKTEAALNGEAEEPVFEALARVAAKHDIPARHPLELLDGFAMDVEGRHYETIEDTLDYCYHVAGVVGVMMAMIMGVRDRPTLLRACDLGLGFQLTNIARDVIEDAQDGRVYLPAEWLAEAGVPQDRVADPAYRAQVAGIVGRLLDLADAYYVSARQGIAELPLRSAWTIAAASRIYRAIGRDVQALGPQAWDRRVSTSRARKLGSLGLGGLDALGVHALAAIRPVRPRDGLWTKPSLVESDEHA
- a CDS encoding formate--tetrahydrofolate ligase, whose translation is MLNPEGKPESAAETAAPAKKHGSDLEIARAAHLRPIRDVAARLDVPEEALYPFGHHIGKIEDWYLQQIEDRPDGKLILVTAITPTPAGEGKTTMTIGLGDGLNRIGARTAMCIREPSLGPCFGMKGGAAGGGYAQVVPMETINLHFTGDFHAITAAHNLLAAMLDNHMHWGNAQDIDPRRVAWRRVLDMNDRALRRMVIGLGGPTEGVPREDGFDITVASEVMAIFCLAKNFDDLHERLGAMVIGYRRDKSPVYARDIEAPGAMSVLLQQAFNPNLVQTLENNPAFVHGGPFANIAHGCNTVRATRAALKLSDYVVTEAGFGADLGAEKFFDIKCRKAGLNPSAAVVVATVRALKMHGGVDKADLGKPNVEAVRAGAVNLGRHIENLRKFGVPLVVGINRFGTDTEEELQAVVDYCAAQGVEAYVCTHWADGSAGSEAIAARVRELADGETTSRFAPLYSEELSVEDKIRKIASELYRAGDVVLSDAARAEIRRLTKLGYGNLPVCMAKTQYSFSSDPALRGAPEGHTLEVREVRLSAGAGFIVVVCGSIMTMPGLPKVPAANAMYVNENGQIENLS
- the crtY gene encoding lycopene beta-cyclase CrtY, which gives rise to MRYDYVFAGGGLANTLAAYRLRHADPSLRIAIIERANRIGGNHTWSFHGTDLTPAQHQWLKPFVAHNWPRQEVRFPGYRRELRTSYHSATSDQLAEVAAREFGDSFLLGREVEEIGERHVTVANGETIEADCIIDGRGARGDDNLTLGYQKFIGREVRCAKPHGQSVPIIMDATVPQQDGYRFIYTLPMDETHILIEDTYYSDGPELDGEMLTSEIDAYAQRRGFEITEVVREEGGVLPIVLTGDIHGFWASSGGIPRAGMRAALFHPTTGYSLPDAVRFADLLAAKRPKTTEQAHALAKRYSMATWRQRDFFRVLNRFLFFAAEPDKRASVMERFYTLPEPLIERFYACRLTPWDKARILIGRPPVPISRALQNIWVAHPATAKNA
- a CDS encoding GlxA family transcriptional regulator: MEARALDRQRIHFLLIPNFSMIAFSSAIEALRLANRALGRTAYEWRLISEDGKPVEASNRVVLTVDSSLDQVLNDVTHPSDSSMVIVCSGVDVENFHHRAVFSWLRRMHKRGVSIGGLCTGAWVLAEAGLLEDRTCAIHWEMIPSFAERFPDVNVKSSLFEVDNDIFTCAGGTVALDMMLYFIGLRFGAEMAERVCEVCLMDRVRPAHDRQRLPIGSRLGIQNPRLLTIIEIMEANIAEPVSLAQISQSTGISRRHIERLFRHHLGRSPARYYLEVRLERARRLLRHSNLPIIEVAVASGFVSASHFSKRYREYFGRSPQMDRNMPELSGGERDTPDTQPELA
- a CDS encoding ABC transporter permease, whose amino-acid sequence is MRMAAFRVMLLNLVRDRGALASAFLLPATVFVIFAVIFAGTVGGTINLKIAVADERQSEASVKLVEAIFDRSSLSQTVSDDGLSSAQVRELVRTGAADVGLIIRSQGGPLDKPGESTSAPLQIVVDPAREIAVSIFEGALNEAYFEAFPRAPLRSAAEELGRNVLRLSESQTQELGARIDAAPVPAEGEGEGFRMQPGMEKVTVAGTVGVASGVSYYAGAVAILFLLYSSVVGAISLLEEKESGLFDRLTYGPGGTRALVEGKFVFLVAQGVIQVTIIFLVAWLGFGVDLPGHILAWAGTTVVSALAAAGLALVFVLLCRSKQQAQTLTNIVVLLVSAIGGSMVPRFLMPQWIQDIGWLTPNTWTLEAYNEIFWRASGLDAVVLPWVVLGATGLVALVAANMLARRHAG
- a CDS encoding fatty acid desaturase, with the protein product MEQVIAQVRESIGGADKARTTVIGLSLAVGVILAWLALHIYAVFFVDLAAINPLLTFAIVAAQCWLYVGIFIVAHDCMHGSLAPGRPAVNRWFGRACLFLYAGFDFDTLKAKHREHHQHAGTEDDPDFHEDDPDSFWAWYVRFFREYFSGRELLIILAAVVAYVWLLGASLANIWVFWALPAIVSSLQLFYFGTYLPHQPGQEPFVDRHNSRTNDYPHWLSLLTCFHFGYHHEHHLFPYLPWWRLPAAHDALRRAEARA